In Anaerobacillus isosaccharinicus, one genomic interval encodes:
- a CDS encoding mechanosensitive ion channel family protein, with product MKYIEFDFWINLWVQYGTSLTILGFFLIVRKAFTKYIYRILLKLFRNSPTQFLTKLFIAFEKPLRWLFVLIGVYLAILNLPFQVMFEERIIQIYRTLFIVLLTIGFYNFSSESSVIFDNIEKKLRIEIDKLLIPILSKLLRFLIIAISLSVIAQEWNYDVNGFIAGLGLGGLALAFAAQDSIANFFGGIIIMTEKPFKIGDWIKTPTVEGTVEEITFRSTKIRAFRQAVVTVPNSTLANQAIMNWSKMGKRQISFSLGVKTGTSREKLANCIKQIEDLLKNHLEIHQETIFVKFDGFERSRLNIFLYFFTKTTNYGEFLKVKEDINLRILEILEKEGVAIAIPTRNLFVDKKGRLNKDLTP from the coding sequence ATGAAATATATTGAATTTGATTTTTGGATTAATCTTTGGGTGCAGTATGGAACTTCCCTTACAATTTTAGGTTTTTTTTTGATAGTAAGAAAAGCCTTTACTAAGTATATATACAGAATTCTTTTAAAACTATTTAGAAATTCACCCACGCAGTTTTTAACTAAACTATTTATCGCATTTGAAAAACCATTAAGGTGGTTATTTGTATTAATTGGAGTATACCTAGCTATTTTAAACTTACCCTTTCAAGTCATGTTCGAAGAACGAATAATCCAGATATATAGAACATTATTTATAGTTCTCTTAACAATTGGGTTTTATAATTTTTCTTCTGAATCATCCGTAATATTTGATAACATCGAAAAAAAGTTACGAATCGAGATAGACAAACTGTTAATTCCTATCTTATCCAAGTTATTACGTTTTTTGATCATTGCAATTAGTCTAAGTGTAATAGCTCAAGAATGGAATTATGATGTAAATGGTTTTATAGCGGGACTTGGTTTAGGTGGCTTAGCTTTAGCTTTTGCAGCACAGGATTCAATAGCGAATTTCTTTGGTGGTATAATTATTATGACTGAAAAGCCTTTTAAAATCGGTGATTGGATTAAAACCCCTACTGTTGAAGGTACGGTAGAAGAAATTACTTTTAGAAGTACAAAAATAAGGGCTTTTAGACAAGCTGTTGTAACAGTACCCAATTCAACTTTAGCCAATCAGGCCATAATGAATTGGTCAAAGATGGGGAAGCGACAAATTTCATTTTCTCTAGGTGTTAAGACGGGTACTTCAAGAGAGAAACTAGCTAATTGTATAAAACAAATTGAAGATTTGTTAAAAAATCATTTAGAAATCCACCAGGAAACGATCTTTGTGAAGTTTGATGGTTTCGAGAGATCTAGATTAAACATATTTCTGTACTTCTTTACGAAGACGACTAACTATGGAGAATTTCTTAAGGTAAAAGAAGACATAAATTTAAGGATACTAGAAATTCTGGAGAAAGAAGGGGTAGCGATAGCAATCCCGACAAGGAACTTATTTGTAGATAAAAAAGGTAGATTAAACAAAGATCTAACCCCATGA
- the yunB gene encoding sporulation protein YunB codes for MHLRRKFNYRRRKGPLPFRHVLLISFLIFVTLTVQGMWIVDRAIRPTLLEIANLETQKIATSAVNYALKTTIDEIDTNKIIAIEKDENGKIISLGFDAEIYKQVEVSAVANAQYYLKKMEEGKLHEIGLSKEELDLLDETVATDIIYHIPLGMATGSSLLANLGPKIPVKFRAIGDVDIDLNEKIQHVGINNTWIRVSLDLQVDAEVIIPFATHTEKVVTTIPVGMVFVPGEVPNFFANGSNNLSSGKFVNENR; via the coding sequence TTGCACCTTAGAAGAAAATTCAACTACAGAAGGAGAAAAGGACCTTTACCATTTCGTCATGTCCTTCTCATCTCTTTTCTTATTTTTGTCACTCTTACTGTACAAGGTATGTGGATAGTTGATCGTGCCATTCGGCCAACACTCTTGGAAATTGCCAATCTAGAAACACAAAAAATTGCAACATCTGCTGTTAATTATGCATTGAAGACTACTATCGATGAAATTGATACTAATAAGATCATAGCTATCGAAAAAGATGAGAATGGAAAGATCATTTCACTTGGTTTTGATGCAGAAATTTATAAGCAAGTAGAGGTAAGTGCTGTTGCCAATGCTCAATACTATCTAAAGAAGATGGAAGAAGGTAAACTGCATGAAATTGGACTGTCGAAAGAGGAGTTAGATTTACTAGATGAGACTGTGGCTACTGACATTATCTATCATATACCATTAGGAATGGCAACAGGGTCGTCTCTGTTAGCGAATTTGGGACCTAAAATTCCTGTTAAATTTAGAGCAATTGGAGACGTTGATATTGATCTAAATGAAAAAATTCAACATGTAGGAATAAATAATACTTGGATAAGGGTTTCTCTAGATCTACAAGTAGACGCAGAAGTAATAATTCCTTTTGCAACCCATACAGAAAAAGTAGTTACTACTATTCCTGTGGGTATGGTTTTTGTACCTGGTGAAGTTCCAAACTTTTTCGCTAATGGTTCAAATAATCTATCGTCTGGGAAGTTTGTTAATGAAAATA